The following coding sequences lie in one Acidimicrobiia bacterium genomic window:
- the hisC gene encoding histidinol-phosphate transaminase encodes MIRIRPEVASIHPYVAGRTTAAVAADIGLDERDIVKLASNESPDGPFPSVEGVVAEAVMTANRYPDNAMRELTPLTAQHLGVAADNLWFGAGTSAILREVALAVGGPGTSAVFPEPSFVIYDLATQLAGATGRPVPLDGAYRVDLNGLLDAIDETTTVVYLCSPNNPTGTLTGTEDTRRFLGAVPDDVLVVVDEAYGEYVTDSKWASMVPEAVRRPNVIVTKTFSKVFALAAFRIGYAVGMPVTLAELRKVQAPFTVTTVAQVAAAESLRHPGELARRQEANAAGRRGLEAGLADRGVQYVASQANFVFLPMDDPAGMFQGLQRLGVITRSTPGGLRVSVGSDAELRRFFEAFDELRLV; translated from the coding sequence ATGATCCGGATCCGACCCGAAGTAGCTTCCATACACCCATACGTGGCCGGGCGAACAACCGCGGCCGTGGCAGCTGACATCGGGTTGGATGAACGCGATATCGTCAAACTCGCCTCAAACGAATCTCCTGACGGCCCGTTCCCATCTGTCGAAGGGGTGGTTGCCGAGGCAGTCATGACGGCCAACCGCTATCCCGACAATGCCATGCGCGAATTGACGCCGTTGACGGCTCAACATCTAGGCGTTGCGGCGGACAATCTGTGGTTTGGGGCGGGGACTTCGGCGATTCTGCGCGAAGTTGCCTTGGCCGTAGGAGGTCCGGGGACTTCGGCGGTTTTCCCGGAGCCCTCGTTTGTCATCTACGACCTGGCGACTCAATTGGCTGGGGCCACCGGCCGCCCGGTGCCTCTCGACGGCGCTTACCGGGTCGACCTCAATGGGCTGCTTGACGCCATCGACGAGACGACGACTGTCGTGTATCTGTGTTCCCCGAATAACCCGACCGGGACACTGACAGGGACAGAGGACACCCGTCGATTTCTTGGTGCGGTCCCCGACGACGTGTTGGTGGTAGTTGACGAGGCGTATGGGGAGTATGTCACCGATTCGAAATGGGCCTCGATGGTTCCCGAAGCGGTGCGCCGACCCAACGTCATTGTCACGAAGACGTTCTCGAAGGTGTTCGCGTTGGCGGCCTTTCGGATCGGCTATGCGGTGGGGATGCCCGTCACCCTCGCTGAGCTACGAAAGGTGCAGGCCCCGTTCACGGTCACCACGGTTGCCCAAGTTGCCGCTGCCGAGTCACTGCGACACCCTGGCGAGCTTGCCAGGCGTCAGGAGGCAAATGCCGCCGGCCGCCGGGGCCTTGAAGCCGGGTTGGCCGATCGAGGCGTGCAGTACGTGGCGAGTCAGGCGAACTTCGTGTTCCTGCCGATGGACGATCCCGCCGGCATGTTTCAAGGGCTCCAGCGACTTGGAGTTATCACGCGATCGACTCCGGGTGGTCTGCGG